From a region of the Brevibacterium siliguriense genome:
- a CDS encoding META domain-containing protein, translated as MTQELIGRWTAETNERAFLEFSEDGSLRGSDGANNLVTSWSAEPEGLMVKTSLMTLKAAPGMLTWVPKARRVEPDGDRLRLFDAAENHLGDLHRQPPGTTHKLGGR; from the coding sequence ATGACACAGGAACTCATCGGCCGCTGGACGGCTGAGACGAACGAGCGGGCCTTCCTCGAGTTCTCCGAGGATGGCTCACTTCGCGGCAGCGATGGCGCCAACAACCTCGTGACCTCGTGGTCGGCTGAGCCCGAGGGCCTCATGGTCAAAACATCGCTCATGACGCTCAAGGCCGCTCCCGGAATGCTCACCTGGGTTCCCAAAGCCCGGCGAGTCGAACCCGACGGTGACCGTCTGCGGCTCTTCGATGCGGCTGAGAACCACCTCGGCGATCTTCACCGTCAGCCGCCTGGCACCACACACAAGCTCGGCGGTCGCTGA
- a CDS encoding ABC transporter ATP-binding protein: protein MSIPNAAGAAASPLIAENLDLAYDQRQIVSDLDVSIPDGKFSIIVGPNACGKSTLLRALARLLPPTKGKVLLDGNKIEKMKTKKIAQRLGLLPQSSIAPDGITVAELVSRGRHPHQSFLRQWTDADEAAVLSALRATNTEELSSRLVDELSGGQRQRVWVAMVLAQETSLLLLDEPTTFLDVAYQIELLDLFSQLNHEYGHTLVAVLHDLNQACRYADEIIAMKAGAIVAQGPPEAIITAELVNEVFGIDCTVIDDPVTGAPMIVAGAPKKTFAHR from the coding sequence ATGAGCATTCCCAACGCGGCCGGCGCAGCAGCCTCGCCGCTGATCGCCGAAAACCTCGATCTGGCCTACGACCAGCGCCAGATCGTCAGCGACCTCGATGTGAGCATTCCCGACGGAAAGTTCTCCATCATCGTCGGGCCGAACGCCTGCGGCAAGTCGACCCTGCTGCGCGCACTTGCGCGCCTGCTGCCGCCGACGAAGGGCAAAGTGCTGCTCGATGGGAACAAAATCGAGAAGATGAAGACGAAGAAGATCGCTCAACGGCTGGGTCTGCTCCCGCAGTCGTCGATCGCCCCGGACGGGATCACTGTCGCCGAACTCGTTTCCCGCGGCCGCCATCCGCACCAGTCATTTCTGCGACAATGGACCGACGCCGATGAAGCCGCGGTGCTGTCGGCGCTGCGGGCGACGAACACCGAAGAGCTGTCCTCACGACTCGTCGACGAACTCTCCGGAGGCCAGCGTCAACGCGTCTGGGTGGCCATGGTGCTCGCCCAGGAGACCTCGCTCCTGCTGCTCGACGAACCGACCACCTTCCTCGACGTCGCCTACCAGATCGAGCTGCTCGACTTGTTCTCACAGCTCAACCACGAGTACGGGCACACGCTGGTCGCTGTACTCCACGACCTCAACCAAGCGTGTCGGTACGCCGACGAGATCATCGCAATGAAGGCGGGTGCCATCGTCGCTCAGGGGCCGCCGGAGGCGATCATCACAGCAGAACTCGTCAACGAAGTCTTCGGCATCGACTGCACGGTCATCGACGATCCTGTCACAGGTGCTCCGATGATCGTAGCAGGAGCACCGAAGAAGACCTTCGCCCACCGCTGA
- a CDS encoding DUF808 domain-containing protein — MAGGLIALLDDVAALVKLSAASLDDVAAGASRAGAKAAGVVVDDAAVTPKFVEGVNPKRELPIIQRIALGSLFNKLVIILPVILLLSQFLPWLLTPLLMIGGTYLCFEGAEKVFERFGWIAHHEKETPAAEQSTDGAAAEKKVVRSAITTDFVLSCEIMVIALNEVAGESLTSRAVILAVVGVAITVGVYGVVALIVKMDDIGLHMAKKESAGQQKFGRFLVGAMPKLLALLSVVGTFAMLWVGGHIILVGTDELGFHALYGFVHHLEEPVAAIATVGGFLGWLVNTFFSLILGAIWGGIVVGIVFGIKALVKKDDTKDTAAA, encoded by the coding sequence ATGGCCGGGGGTCTGATCGCGCTCCTCGACGACGTTGCCGCTCTCGTCAAACTCTCGGCCGCGAGCCTCGACGACGTCGCCGCGGGTGCGTCGCGGGCAGGTGCCAAAGCTGCCGGTGTCGTCGTCGATGATGCGGCGGTGACGCCGAAGTTCGTCGAAGGGGTGAACCCGAAGCGCGAGCTCCCGATCATCCAGCGCATCGCTTTGGGGTCGCTGTTCAACAAGCTCGTCATCATCCTCCCGGTCATTCTGCTGCTCAGCCAGTTTCTGCCCTGGCTCCTCACCCCGCTGCTCATGATCGGCGGCACCTACCTCTGCTTTGAGGGGGCAGAGAAGGTCTTCGAAAGATTCGGGTGGATTGCCCACCACGAAAAGGAGACCCCGGCTGCCGAGCAGTCGACCGATGGTGCGGCCGCAGAGAAGAAAGTCGTGCGTTCGGCCATCACCACCGACTTCGTCCTCAGCTGCGAGATCATGGTCATCGCCCTCAACGAGGTGGCCGGCGAGTCCCTGACCAGTCGTGCCGTCATTCTCGCCGTCGTCGGCGTGGCGATCACCGTAGGCGTCTACGGTGTCGTCGCGCTCATCGTGAAGATGGACGACATCGGTCTGCATATGGCGAAGAAGGAGTCCGCCGGGCAGCAGAAGTTCGGTCGGTTCCTCGTCGGGGCCATGCCGAAGCTGCTCGCGCTGCTCTCCGTCGTCGGCACCTTCGCCATGCTGTGGGTCGGCGGCCACATCATCCTCGTCGGCACCGATGAGCTCGGCTTCCACGCCCTCTACGGCTTCGTCCACCACCTCGAAGAGCCCGTCGCCGCGATCGCAACCGTCGGCGGCTTCCTGGGCTGGCTGGTCAATACGTTCTTCTCCCTCATCCTCGGTGCGATCTGGGGAGGAATCGTCGTCGGCATCGTCTTCGGGATCAAAGCACTCGTGAAGAAGGACGACACAAAGGACACCGCTGCCGCATAA
- a CDS encoding FecCD family ABC transporter permease: MLRVFGFRIDMRVVITAGVITLLALACGFAGLMLGKFSLTPGEVFQGLFGAAEKRIVNTVVGEWRAPRIIAGIVLGAGLGVSGAVFQSLTRNPLGSPDIIGFSTGAYTGGIVTIIVFGTSFVSTAAGAIIGGLLTAVVVYLLTWKGGVQGFRLIIVGIALTAMLNAFNTWLIMRADLELAMAAATWGAGTLNGMGWSTITPAAVATIVLALACGLYSRDLGTLELGDDTAKALGVRNEPIRAVLIVIAVALVAVVTAAAGPIAFVALAAPQIGRRIARAQGTSLLTSAAVGALLLVAADLIAQHAFGDIQLPVGVITVSIGGIYLIWLLIQEARKAS; encoded by the coding sequence ATGCTGCGCGTCTTCGGGTTCCGCATCGACATGAGGGTCGTCATCACCGCCGGAGTCATCACCCTTCTGGCGCTGGCCTGTGGTTTCGCCGGTCTCATGCTCGGCAAATTCTCGCTGACTCCGGGCGAAGTCTTCCAAGGCCTCTTCGGGGCTGCAGAGAAGCGCATCGTCAACACCGTGGTCGGCGAGTGGCGGGCACCACGCATCATCGCCGGAATCGTCCTCGGCGCCGGGCTCGGAGTCTCGGGAGCCGTGTTCCAATCGCTGACACGCAATCCTCTCGGCTCCCCGGACATCATCGGCTTCTCCACAGGCGCCTACACCGGCGGAATCGTCACGATCATCGTCTTCGGCACGAGTTTCGTCTCCACCGCGGCTGGCGCGATCATCGGCGGACTCCTCACCGCCGTGGTCGTCTACCTGCTGACCTGGAAGGGCGGGGTGCAGGGGTTCCGGCTCATCATCGTCGGAATCGCGCTGACCGCCATGCTCAATGCCTTCAACACCTGGCTGATCATGCGCGCCGATCTCGAGCTCGCGATGGCCGCTGCCACGTGGGGCGCCGGTACCCTCAACGGAATGGGCTGGTCGACGATCACTCCGGCGGCCGTGGCCACGATCGTCCTCGCACTTGCCTGCGGACTCTACTCCAGGGATCTCGGAACTCTGGAACTCGGCGATGACACGGCCAAGGCGCTGGGCGTACGCAACGAGCCCATCCGCGCCGTGCTCATCGTCATCGCCGTCGCCCTCGTCGCCGTGGTCACGGCCGCCGCGGGGCCGATCGCCTTCGTCGCCCTGGCAGCTCCGCAGATCGGACGACGGATCGCGCGGGCGCAGGGCACCAGTCTGCTGACTTCCGCTGCTGTCGGAGCACTGCTCCTTGTCGCCGCCGATCTCATCGCCCAGCATGCGTTCGGCGACATCCAACTGCCCGTCGGCGTGATCACCGTGAGCATCGGCGGCATCTACCTCATCTGGCTCCTCATCCAAGAAGCTCGAAAGGCATCATGA
- a CDS encoding META domain-containing protein: MPNHTPLRTLAVSRPASRLALGLAALALTLPLAACDTGVDPRNPSSPSPAESSETASPSEDASKPDPTGKWSSPEKGEPFLEFADDGSLKGSDGCNAIVTSWKVKGDEIAIDSFMSTQKACAGVDTWLSKAATATVEGDVMKVKDSNGKVIGGLEKEDK; the protein is encoded by the coding sequence ATGCCGAACCACACACCGCTTCGCACCCTAGCCGTCTCCAGACCTGCTTCAAGGCTCGCGCTCGGGCTCGCCGCCCTTGCTCTCACACTGCCGTTGGCGGCCTGTGACACCGGCGTCGATCCACGAAACCCCAGTTCCCCCTCCCCTGCCGAATCCAGCGAAACCGCGTCTCCCAGCGAAGACGCGTCCAAGCCGGACCCCACCGGGAAATGGTCCTCACCGGAGAAGGGCGAACCGTTCCTCGAATTCGCTGACGACGGGTCGCTCAAAGGCTCGGACGGCTGCAACGCGATCGTCACAAGTTGGAAGGTCAAAGGCGACGAGATCGCCATCGATTCGTTCATGTCGACTCAGAAGGCCTGTGCCGGTGTCGACACTTGGCTGAGCAAAGCCGCAACGGCCACGGTCGAAGGCGATGTCATGAAGGTCAAGGACAGCAACGGCAAAGTCATCGGCGGACTGGAGAAGGAAGACAAATGA